The genomic stretch TTTTGGAGAAGAAAATCATCGTTGAAGTTGAAAATTGTGAAGAAGCTCTCTATTTTGCAAACCTTGGTGCAGATATTTTGCAATGTGAAAAAATGACTCCAGAACAGTTGCAAAACTGCATTTATGAAGTGCGTAAAAGTTCTCCAGCAGTGCTCTTTTCTGCAACCGGTGGTGTTGGCGAAAAAAATATTGCAGAGTATGCCAAAGCAGGAGCTGATTTTATTGTAACGTCCTCTCCTTATCATGCGAAGCCAGCAGAGATTCGTGTTGTGATTGAGCGAGTGTAATGCAGACCATAGAGCAGATTTATACCGCTGAGGTTGAAGAAAAAAAGTCGACATTTTTAGCGTATCTTTGCCCAATGAGTGCATTTGAATCTTTACATGTAAAGCTCAAAAATGAACATCCCAAAGCAGCACACATCGTTTGGGCAAAGCGTTTTTATAATGAGTACCGCCAAGTGGTGGAAAATAATTCAGACGATGGTGAACCAAAAGGTACGTCTGGTCCACCCGTGCTTAATGTAATGCGCGGTGTTGAGCTCATTGAAGCGGGGCTTTTGATCGTGCGTTATTTTGGAGGTATAAAGCTTGGAACGGGTGGGTTGGTGCGAGCCTATGGAAGCAGTGCCAAAGAGGTCATTGCGCACGCTAAACTTGTCCCTTTTGTCTTTAAAGAGGTTCTTACATGTAAAACTGAGTATCCGCGCGTACCACGCTTTGAGCACTATACGTCAACACACAATGTAACGATTGTTAAAAGAGAATTTGAAAGCGATGGTGTGGTGTGGCAGTTAGAGGTGAGCGAAGAAGAGAAAGCGCAGTTTATGCTCTTCGCCCAGCCTTTTGAAAGAGATGGTTTTAAACTTTTATAGCTCGATTGCTTCAACATCAATCGAAAGGTTAACATTCTCATCAACGGTCATGCCGCCACCTTCAAGGATTTTGTTCCATGTCAGACCAAAATCTTTACGGTTAAGCTTGCCCTCTAATGTAAACCCAACTCTCTGATGCCCTTGAAAATCTTTAATGACACCATGAACCTTACTCTCTAAGACAATATCTTTGGTGACGCCATGAATGGTAAGTTTTCCATACACTTTGCCATCTTTCATTGAAGTCATGACAAAGTCAACC from Sulfurospirillum oryzae encodes the following:
- a CDS encoding IMPACT family protein → MQTIEQIYTAEVEEKKSTFLAYLCPMSAFESLHVKLKNEHPKAAHIVWAKRFYNEYRQVVENNSDDGEPKGTSGPPVLNVMRGVELIEAGLLIVRYFGGIKLGTGGLVRAYGSSAKEVIAHAKLVPFVFKEVLTCKTEYPRVPRFEHYTSTHNVTIVKREFESDGVVWQLEVSEEEKAQFMLFAQPFERDGFKLL